The stretch of DNA TGCCACGCTCTTGGACATGTAATGTCGAATGTCTCGTTTGCAGCTGTCGCTGTGTCTTTCACACATACCATTAAAGGTAAGAATATGAtagtacaagtatttttaagGATCTAGTGTCCGGATCAACTGGACAGAATTGGTGTGTCTTCTTCCTTTAAATTCTTGATTTCTTCCGCTGATTGTGGTCTCCAATGATCTGTACTGAAAATATCAATGACAAGTTTCCCAAAAAGAAGGaaaggaaatgtataataacaCCTAAACGAAACACAGATGAGAAAACGCTCATCAAACTAACCGCTTTCTTATACTGTTTTCAACAGCATTGGAGCCATTTTTCAATGCTGGTGCATCACAGTTTGTATTAGGTCACCAGATTCCGTTACCCCTGTGGCTCTCGCTAGCCCCTGTTGTCATTGGTAAGCAAACAGTCACAACGATTTTCAAGAACTGAATCCATTCAGTTATTCAATTATTTTGACAGAATCTTACAAGAAATCATGAGTCTTTTTagtaaatattattttgatatcagaaactCTCTCTGTAGGTGTGTCAATGGCATCATTGACAGAACTTTCATTTAACTGGACTGGTTTCATTAGTGCGATGATTTCAAATATTGCATTTACCTACAGAAGTATTTATTCGAAGAAAGCAATGGTACATTCTATTATTACAGACATTGGCAAGAAATTTCATCGTTTGTGTCATTACGAAACCTTTTTATTGGAAATTCATGCATGTTCATTTTTACAGACAGGAATGGACAGTACAAATGTCTATGCTTACACATCAATAATAGCCCTCCTTTTCTGCCTTCCACCAGCAATATTTGTAAGTTTTCTTCAAACTTTCTATAGGAAATTCTTTGAAAAACAGTTAATTGATGCCTTCTTTCGCTACTCTTTCCAGATCGAGGGTCCACATCTGATGCAGTATGGATTCAAGGAAGCGATTGCTAAAGTTGGACTGTATAAATTCTTGTCTGATCTCTTCTGGATTGGAATGTTCTACCATTTGTACAATCAGGTTATCAAGAGCTACTATTATTTGATCTCTGAATTATAAGGATGTGATCCAACAGTATATGATCTCATTGATGCCAAAGACAGATTTGGAAATTTTGATAACTGGGGCATCTTAGTGTATTTTGATCGGAGGAAAACTCAAAATCACTAGTGAAAAGTTCCCAACCAGGTATTTTCAAAATCCCAAATCAGTGTTTCACAAATACAGAAATAACTGGTATCTGTTTCATTTGAAAATTGCAGGTAGCAACAAACACATTGGAAAGGGTTGCACCGCTTACGCATGCCGTTGGAAATGTGTTGAAGCGAGTCTTTGTGATTGGATTCTCCATTGTTGTATTTGGTAAGTACACCTGCTCTTCTTGCATTTTGATTTCCAATGTCAAAATTTAGCTTAAGCTTAACACAGTAGTCTCAGTCTATTTTGTAAGAAAAGTCAAATCATAAAACTTTGTAAACACCTAAAAAAATTTCTAGCCAACTCAGAATATTCTATTATATGACTTTATGAGCAATTTAAAACTTGTCTGACAAACTGCTGAGAGATCCTGCTTTTATTTTGTTCCCAATTTCATTCGATGCTTTGGCCAAAAAAAATTGGGCAGGCAATAAGATCTCCACACAAACTGGGATTGGTACTGGAATAGCCATTGCTGGAGTTGCTCTCTATTCACTGATCAAGGCCAACATGGAGGAGAAAAAAAGGGTAACACATGTcacgaaatatttttattgctttGAAAAAACTCACGATTCGAGCCACTTATGAATCGTTACATTTCTTGCAGAAAGCTGCTAAGATTCCGGCTTCCTAATGCAGCCATACAAGAATTCACATGTAATTTTCCTTTCAAAATTCACTTGCAATAAAGGAAATGCAGAGGAATAAAGGTCTACACATAGATTCAAGAATTTTTCCCGATGCTTCGTAATGTAAAGTAAGCTTTTTGGCCAAACCTACAAGCTTGAAAAATACCAGGAACGGAATATATAAAATGGCAAACTGCTTGACCCgtaaatatgattttatatataaaatcatgattttttttaaagactAAGCGACCACATATGACAAttcagttttatttttttaaaaaaaaattgcaaaatcGCACAATAATAGTCCCTAAAATACTGAAATACTTTATTGATAATATACAATACAATTACCAAGtaaaggaaaaaaatttaaatagtaATATTTTGCAAAGATTTAAAAAATGTGAGGCAAGCGTCACATCGAACTTCAagcttaaaaaaatttagaacgAGATTAAGCGTGacgtttttttagttttttttttttaaatattttaattatattaagtcGATTAATAGATTAGATAAcacataaacaaaaaaaattaagaataatTACATAAATTTTCAAGTTACCAAAAATATAAGTCTCAAAATCACAAATTATGTAGATAAAAACTTTTGCTGACAATTGTTGGGTAAAGTGTCGTCTCTTATTAGCAAATAAATGAAGGGTATAAGAAATTTTTTAGGGTAAGTTTATTGTGATATTGTTTTACGAATTTATATCCTCAAGATATGTTAAGTTGATCCATATATgtaatgaaaaaataatattttaacattaagggtgtgtttggttgagtggattaaataaggatagattaatagtccaatatttatcgttaaaattttaagttgttttaataatcattttgatccggtttaagatctaattttatggataactatttgattaataaaattggatcttaaaccgagtcaaaatgattattcaaacatcttaaaattttaacgatatatatttgactattaatctatctttatttaatacactcaaccaaacacaccctaaatgtaatattttttcatatgtCAGGCCGAATTGGAAATATATCTCATAAATTTGATATGTACTTCTCTATCATAAGaatttttgtgaattttctATTTTGATgcatttacaattttttttcgtttaaaaaatttatattatcaaatattgttatttaaaataaaattgataaaaaataactaattaacttaaaatactatataaaaaaactattttttttttgtctctTTTCACTCTTTTCGCTCTCTTTACATGCTTAATATGGTCAACCAAAGTGATGTAACTTGAGCCACAAAACAAAGTGATTGGCGTCGGGAGTTGCCTGATGAAAACATTATGACACTCAAGTATGTAGTTGTGCAGTAAAAGTTCCAAAGAACTACAACATTGGACTAAAAGAGATTGTATCTTAAAAATGAGATAATTTGaactatttatatattttcgGAGAGTTTCACGGGTTTTGGtccagttgaatttataaagcCTTGATAAAGAACATCGATAAACAATTAAAAAGAGATTGAGCTCGATTTAATGTGATGAATAATGAGCAATCTAATGAGCTAAATCATAATTGGATCATAACTCATCACAAAGGGTGGATGATTTTTTTCACATTGTTGTCCAAAACGGATCTTTTTCCTCATATTTCACGCTTAATACCCAATTTTTCTTGCTTGTTAGAACACCGATATTTTGTACAATGCTGAGTCCAAATGTAAACTTCAGGACCAAATTAATATCCAGGACAGAGTTAGGTGGGTTCTTGAGTATACAGTGGTGAGTGAACCACAACTCAATATTATTTTTGCAGAGAGCAAACCGTGCAAGGGGCCCCCTTGTCCTTCGATATAATAATTTAGTGGGGGCACTTTCACTCGCAAAAATCTTCAAAAAATTATTATGTCAGTGACCGTTCGACGTTTGATTTTTGGGAGGTTTGTTTTTAAATTTCCATATGCATAGTTGTATTTATTTTCGATCTTTAATATATCAAAAAAATTTCTTCAGTCTCTTGTTTATATAAATGTTAATACACTCACTGGTCCCATGTTTATTTTTcggataaatatatattaatatcatattttcaatgttttgtagCGATTTTCATACTAGAAAAGACTATCATTGATACAAATACTAATGATACATGATATCAGCATCaaatatgaaatattttatacCCAATTATCATACAGTAGTACcaaattttcaatgttttgtatCGAATTTCATCCGAGAAAACAATTGGAGAACCAAGAAGTAcacaaacattttttttttgtgaatcaCGACTACAATGTTTTTTTTATCCGACAAGAACTAAACACAAATACAACCATTAAACACAAATACAACCATTATAAGTTTATACACAAATACACAGCTTGTAAGTTCATAACAAGAAGATCAAGCATGCATTCGCATCAAGTCTCTTGTCGGAGTGCGTATGTAAATAAACAATATATGTGTAGAGTTCAGCAAAGTGACCAGCATAGACGACTATCGCTCTCTCGAATTTTAAATCTTCGTCTAGTTAAATGAAAACCCGATCTTCAGTAAACACAACAGATGTTCATATATCTGCGTGTATCTATCTGTTTATTCATTATTTGTAATGAAAGAGTATTTTAGTTATGTTTTTGGTGTACAATGTCTTGAAATACTAAAATAACATCCCAACTTTTAATGTACGACGAAAATGAgagcaataaaaaaataattaggaaaatatatataaaatttctaGCATCATTATCAATGCCtcgtaacaaaaaaaaaaaaaaaaaacatttttaagaCAACAAAATTGAACAAGTGACGAGTTAACCCTCCATTTTGACCAAGCCGGGTAGGAATTTTATCAAGTTGACAAgtttatgaccgttgggaaTAAAAAATAAGCCCAGAAACACAAAAACACGCACATAGTACAATCAACAATGAAGTCGAGGGTACATCGTAAAGTTTTTTGGATTTTTATTAGAATATATTTTTGGCTAATATTAGCTCatatatgatatatgcatgaaaAGTAACTTATATTGACACCAATAAATCCTTTCACTGTCAAAAAATCCTCTCACCTTTTTCCTACACAGTTCTCTTCACCGGATTTTCTCTAGAAGTCTTGAAGATCGTGAACATCATGGCTGTTTTTGTAGTGTATTTGGTGATTCTGTTTGCCATGGCTATTCATTCAGGTATTATTCTTGGCTTTTGTTAGCGTGTATAGTCATCCGTACGTATACATTTGTCACTTTAGAAGGGCAGTAAAGGGCTTGCAAAGATGTGAACTTTATCCATTTTCTTGATATTTTACTACAGTCTCTTGCTATTTTTGCGATAATTTTGTGGATTATTGATTCACAGATGCAACTTATTGCGTTTGCAATAGTGGGCAGAGTGATTCAGTTCTCCAGAAAAACATAGATTATGCTTGTGGAAATGGAGCTGATTGTTCAGCAATACTTCAAAATGGGGCTTGTTTTAACCCAAACACTGTCAAGGACCACTGTAATTATGCTGTTAACAGTTATTACCAGAGGAAGGCCCAAACTTCTGGGAGCTGTGTTTTTGAAGGCACGGCCACTGTTACTGCAAATGCCCCTAGTAAGCCCTCAATACATTCACAAAAGAGTCTTCTTTTTAatccattaaaaaaaaaactcatcttTTGTCCTATTGTTGTGCTTTGTTGAAAATTCGCAGATGCTGTTAGTGGATGCGTGTATCCATCTAGTTCAAGGTTTggtgttctttttttttttttttgttagctGTCTTGGATgtcattatattatttttattaacagGAAATGTAGTTGAATGAGAATAAAAAGTATGCAGTGAACTGGGACAAATCATCCCGCATTCCAATGTAAAGATCTGAGCAAACCATTGGAATGAACGCTGGTCCAAGACTGTTGGTCCCATCAGAGTCCTCGTCTCTACAGATATTTAACCGCCGAGTAGTATAGATAAAAAAGAAGAGTGGCTTCTGAGTTCTTTGAAGTTCCCTACTAGTGAAATGAAGAAAGTTAAAATCTTGTGTACCAATATTGTGAAAACTTTTCACTGGTTCTGAGGTTTAGTTCTGATATAATAAGTTGCTGGTCCCATGGTATCAAGAGATTGTAGGTATGAACTGATTCCTATGGGCAATGGCTTCAGCTAAAATGCCAACTTCTACCAAAAAGTTTCAAAGATTTTGGAACAAAGAATTACAGCAGATCTAATTGCAATTTTTTAAGAGAGTTTTTAATGCAACTGGCTACACATAAATTTAATACATCGATACAATAATGTGAGCTTTATTGATCAATTTGTCCTTTTCTTTGTCACCATTGCATGTTCTGCATCTCAGATTAGGCTTTGTTTATGACTTGCcatattttaatactgaattagTTATATTATTCGTTTGCAAATGAGGTTATATTATTCTTTTACAAAGTAGGCTTGCTAAATTAGACATATTGGATATTCAGTGTATCTTGATTCTATTCAACTCCTATGCAGCAACGGTGGCAGCAGCGTCGGAGGAACACCTACAAACAGCAGCGGCACCAACCCAGGTACGTTTACAGGATCAACATTGCCTCCAGGTGGATCCGGATTCGACAGCAGTGCTACACAACTGTCTCAAAGCACAATGGTCGCTATGCTATTACCATTCTTCTTTTCAACCTTCTTCCTTTATGGCTTGATGTGATTAAGAATGTTAAGGAAAGACAAATGTGAGTGCAAGAAGATATAATTGACATGAGGGTCAGGTGTGCACTTGGAGCTTTCTTTTTGTATTCCTCATCAAGTGAGGAATGGGGAAAAAAGACTCGGGGGAGATTATATTTTCCCCTTTTGAGTTGGGGGTGTGTCGTATCTTGCTCTCCTGTATAGATTTTTCCAACGCATATCTAGACAGGAAAGCATCAAGTCTttgttatttgtttattttttgtttttatgaatGAGATCTTGAGACCCTTGTGTTTCATAGCTATGCCAAACCAGCAGTCGCTATTACTCGATGCGTGCTGATTAAATCACGGCCTAGGCCGCAAGCCACACTATTCATGTATGCGACAAAATCGAGAGAAGTTGTTGGTAGGAGAAATCGAACACATGATTATTTGCAAATGTCCACTTTCGTCAACTTAGATACTCCTTGATGAcattttgtaaaatattattataattggTGTGATATTGTTAGGCTAATTAGTAAACATTGGTCTCCACAATATCCTCAATTTATGAAAACaaaatacattaaaaaaaaaattcaaacatgATATTTCGTTGCACGTGAAGAAATACTCGAATTGATAATTTAATAGTGTCTTGATGAATGTGCGACTGTTCTctaataaattttcaaattctaatTATGCGAGGGTTTTTTTTTCAAGTTCATCCTTTCCGCAACACACACTGTAACAAAGTTTTCTTGTAGTCGTTGAAATTATTTGTCGATAGAAATGGTACAAAGAATGCATTTTGGACTGAGTTTTTCATAAATACGAtaataatcattttttttaaaaaagtcaaTTGTTTCGATACCTGGATTCTTGAGAATCAAATATGCCCCTAAACGTGAAATCTTCTTTCATTCTCTGTTTGATCTTGAATCTGATACTGAGAAAACCCTTGAACATTTTATTCCTTCTGTTAGTAAGTTGGATTCAGAAGGGACCGACGAAGATATTCGTAGGCAAATCCCATAACcaatttgaatttatatgatAAGAAGATTCAAAAGCACTGAAAGAATGCGCTGAACGTTCTTCATAAGCAAAAAATCGGGTCCAAAAATCAGTTAAAATATTAGTGCAAATCAATGCAGCCAACAACATAAATCTACAATGaataaaactttttttttagGAAGGGGGTCTTGAATAAAAGCTTAGACTTTTTTGAGACAGGTTAAACCGGCTGGTATGTCTACTTGTCCATCAACTTGAACAAAATCTGTAATTAACTTGGAGACAGCAGCAGGCTTCTCTACATGTGGGATATGACCACAATCTGGTACTTGCCGTATAATTGCATTTGGTAATTCACACTGTAGCCTCTGTGGATAGAGGAATCAAGTCATGTATGTCATCCTGTGTCTtagatataataataaataaataactgaaGAAGACCTACCACAGAGAGCTTACTGTCAATAATTTGATCATTTTCACCCCATATAACAAGTGCTTTCTGCTTTACCTGTACAAAGTAACATTTAGTTGGGAGTACAGATAGCAGGTCAATGCAATCACACGAGAGAGATAATCGCAGACGCTAAGAAAGAAAGATTATCATGTAATCCCATATTGATTCTGCGGTAATGTTCTGCAATCATCACAGGAGAGAGATATTTGCAGCCGCTATTAAAGAAATATCATATGATCCCATGTTGATTCTACAATAAGTAATGTTACGATCAAATGTTTACCATCATTTCAAAAGCTATAGTTAATAGAAAAAACGTAACTTTGGTTTATTATACGATGAAAATGGAGTCATATAATAAACTATGGGTGGACACAGAAGGGCCTGCATATATGTGTACCACTGGGACGGCTTTTTAAGCCTTAGGGAGTGTAGACCAAACTACCAACAAGAACACAGAAGAATTGATGGGTAACACCCCAACATCCCTCCCTCCCCCAAGAAATTGCTTTGGGGGAGGCTTGAATATATGACCTCACTCTAACCTGGTAGAGTGTTGCTACAAGGTCAGTATTGTGGTCGTGTGTTCACGTTAGAGGTTGTTTAGAATGCATGCAAGGAATACTGATATGTTAATCAAGATCGTCCAAAAATGGGTCATCATTGCCATCCCCTTCTCAAAGTATGTGCGCGAACAATTGTGAGTGGCTAATAAGCTTGAGAGTCAGCTCTCTCTTTGAACATATGGCCTAAACAAACTATCACGAAGTACAAGCAATGAGTAATTGACTGTTTTATCACCCCACTTTGTATAATAACTCAATTATCGCACTTAAACACAAACTTTCCTCCCACTTAAAAACCATGTCTGCTTCTTGAGCAAAAAGATATGTAAAGTTACCGGAGGAGTTTGATAGTTAGTAAGTGTTCATACATGCTGGACATACGAACTGACATTGTAGCCTCCACTTATCATAAAATCAACAGTCGCATCCTCCCACCAAGGTAATAGACAATGCAGACGACCAATCTGAATAAGACAATATGATTCACCTTTACCTTAAGCAGTAATATTGGTATACAACATCGATAACAACTTTGAATATGATGCGGAATTAATGCAAAATTTGAGCGATTCCTTTATAGCTTCACATGGCCAGGACATGTACTCGGATTCAGAATCAAAAGAAGAGGTTCAAAAGCCAAAACGTACTCCTAAAATTTCCACATCTTCTTCAAGGGCATACAGTTTGAGCCTTGAGTCCAAGGAATTGCAGAAAATAAATATGTactttgttgttttattttggttgccttTTTAGGACATTAGTTGTTATTTTAGGCACTCCTAGGGTTCAACTTATGTTTCAGATTATTTGGAAGGTTTTGGTCTAGTCCCCTTTCTGTGTTCTGTTTTTTAATAGCAATAATATTAGTGGCACAACTTCACCTCACAAAAAACATCAATAACAAACCGGAAATAAAAATACGCTAGTTTTCAATTGTTACATATATCAATACTCACATTTGTCCAGTCCACGCAAGTATTCCATGATAATCTATTAAATGCCAATGAAGTTGCATACAAGCGCAATGGAATGCTCTTCAATAAATACACCTGTCCAATAGGGGAATATACACAACATAATTTTTAGAGTTAAGATTGGAAGGTTTCGAAAGGGAAAGGAGTAATGGTACATCAATACGAGAAATTGGATTATGTTCAATAAAAACTTTAAATTGTTAAGATTGGGAGGTCTTGTGAAATTCTTCACGATCAGGTTTGTTTttcaaggaaaaatattttcgaGTTTGTCTGCTCGATATGGAAAAGGACATTATGAGGAGCCTCCTAAAACTATCAAATGTGCACGTCCAGAAAGGGCTGGACGAATTTCCCATCTAAAGGTACTTCAAGCTGTAATTGTATTGTGCCTCACGAGAAAGGCTCTCAATTCTCTTAAACAAAGTATACATTAaggtatagtttggtacatatGATAGGATAAGCATGTGAtaaataatataaggataagttaagataaataagatgtatgatattatatttaatgtttgatatgattttaataagagtgattaaatttatatattaaattataatgacaaaattaaccttatcataataaattttataatttcaaagttgttgtttcagttcatatttttatttgttcatacgtcgatagtgcttgcatgatttatttatttttgcctaattttatatattatataatatgataattgagaccttgattttgtgagtcaagtcaaatatcaatttttaatgttaatcggatgatactaataattttattaagatttataaaaattatttatataattatctcgaattcatttatatagttatcatattatataatttataaaaataaataaaaatattaatttgattttaatttatacctactagcatagatttataaaaatcatttataaattgagggtaattaagtcatttgtagtgtattttatccttaaataaaaattatcacaCCAAATAGAAGGGATATcttatccttctaaaaaattatttatcaagggccatgatattatcatgagctttttaaaaatgtaccaaacatgggatgaggaggattatttatcaattccTCCCTTATCCCATGTACCATACACAATAAACCTTGAAAGCTGTGTACAAAAGAGGTGATTGGGTTTCTAATAAATTGAAGAAGGCTAAAAACCTTATTTGACAGTATTTTTTCTTTCAACGTGAACACAAGATTCGACATAAAATTTGATCTAAAAATTGTTGAGAGACTTACCCCAGCATATGCCATCAGTTTAGGTAATTTAGCGAGGTTTCCTGTACCTTCAGCATAAACGCTTGCATCAATGAAAATCAGCTTATCAACCTAAAATAAAAGATAACATGAAATCCATAACGCCAGTCGTGGAAaaaccataaaaaataaaatcacaacAAAAAATGCATAAGATTTCAAGGCCATGCAACATTTACAGCTTGTGGATAGTTGACAACAAAATCAATGGCAACTGCTGCTCCTAGACTTGGTCCGACTAATGTCACGGGCCTTCTGATATAAGAATTCCAAAACTGTGGGAATGAATAGCAAAAGGTCAGTAAAGCTGCAAGCACTTTGACTCGGCCCATATCAGCACTGTCGGTGATTAAACAAAAAAACCAGCATCCAAATATCTTTAGGGATGAAAGGTCAGGTCACTTGATGTTTGGAATTGACGCAATCAAGTTATCAACTAAAGCATAACACAAAGGGAAATCTTGATTACCAAAATCTAGCAAATAAGACAGACAATAGGATCGTGTGTGGTAACACCACAATTTCATCATCAATTGGAATTGTTAGCAgaataatttaatcaattagacTAGTGGAAAACATGAGGCCTGACATAAGAATGTTTCGATGCAAACTTCAGTgtgatcaattaaaataaactaaaAAGAGACATTGTAATGGCACTCACGGAGGAAGCACACCTGGTATAGGTGATCACGTTTTGAAGCTACATTGCATGGGGGGAGATTCTCTAACAAAATGAAAGGGAAAAAACAGAAACAAGCATATATTGAGTCGTAGAATAATAATTCTTGCAATCTAAACCTTTAGGAAGTAAAAACGCAAAGGAGGAAGATAAAACTTGCCCAAATCAGAGAAGCCCCACCCTAGAATATCGAATGCCCACGTCTCCAACCCTGCCTCCTCAAGCAAGGGAAGCACATATCTCCATTCTAGCAAGGAGCTGAGTAATAAGAAGTGATAAACCGTGGAGACAAAAAAGATATCATCAATATCCTGAAAAGGCCATACTGAACTTATAGAACCAGACCTATCAAAACCATGAAGCAGAACTAGTGGACTGGTTTTGCTCAGAGTTTTTGGCTTCACACA from Primulina eburnea isolate SZY01 chromosome 6, ASM2296580v1, whole genome shotgun sequence encodes:
- the LOC140834203 gene encoding alpha/beta hydrolase domain-containing protein VTE7-like isoform X4; its protein translation is MLVASPSGASAIMGKEFPSKFTHYGLRRKHNFRVWACEFPAFLPKEVENIKDQFARNLASRIDRLPVPLSLTKNHIMSSCVKPKTLSKTSPLVLLHGFDSSLLEWRYVLPLLEEAGLETWAFDILGWGFSDLENLPPCNVASKRDHLYQFWNSYIRRPVTLVGPSLGAAVAIDFVVNYPQAVDKLIFIDASVYAEGTGNLAKLPKLMAYAGVYLLKSIPLRLYATSLAFNRLSWNTCVDWTNIGRLHCLLPWWEDATVDFMISGGYNVSSYVQHVKQKALVIWGENDQIIDSKLSVRLQCELPNAIIRQVPDCGHIPHVEKPAAVSKLITDFVQVDGQVDIPAGLTCLKKV
- the LOC140834203 gene encoding alpha/beta hydrolase domain-containing protein VTE7-like isoform X9, translated to MLVASPSGASAIMGKEFPSKFTHYGLRRKHNFRVWACEFPAFLPKEVENIKDQFARNLASRIDRLPVPLSLTKNHIMSSCVKPKTLSKTSPLVLLHGFDRSGSISSVWPFQDIDDIFFVSTVYHFLLLSSLLEWRYVLPLLEEAGLETWAFDILGWGFSDLENLPPCNVASKRDHLYQFWNSYIRRPVTLVGPSLGAAVAIDFVVNYPQAVDKLIFIDASVYAEGTGNLAKLPKLMAYAGVYLLKSIPLRLYATSLAFNRLSWNTCVDWTNVKQKALVIWGENDQIIDSKLSVRLQCELPNAIIRQVPDCGHIPHVEKPAAVSKLITDFVQVDGQVDIPAGLTCLKKV
- the LOC140834203 gene encoding alpha/beta hydrolase domain-containing protein VTE7-like isoform X12, translating into MLVASPSGASAIMGKEFPSKFTHYGLRRKHNFRVWACEFPAFLPKEVENIKDQFARNLASRIDRLPVPLSLTKNHIMSSCVKPKTLSKTSPLVLLHGFDRSGSISSVWPFQDIDDIFFVSTVYHFLLLSSLLEWRYVLPLLEEAGLETWAFDILGWGFSDLENLPPCNVASKRDHLYQFWNSYIRRPVTLVGPSLGAAVAIDFVVNYPQAVNVDKLIFIDASVYAEGTGNLAKLPKLMAYAGVYLLKSIPLRLYATSLAFNRLSWNTCVDWTNVKQKALVIWGENDQIIDKATV
- the LOC140834203 gene encoding alpha/beta hydrolase domain-containing protein VTE7-like isoform X10, whose product is MLVASPSGASAIMGKEFPSKFTHYGLRRKHNFRVWACEFPAFLPKEVENIKDQFARNLASRIDRLPVPLSLTKNHIMSSCVKPKTLSKTSPLVLLHGFDRSGSISSVWPFQDIDDIFFVSTVYHFLLLSSLLEWRYVLPLLEEAGLETWAFDILGWGFSDLENLPPCNVASKRDHLYQFWNSYIRRPVTLVGPSLGAAVAIDFVVNYPQAVNVDKLIFIDASVYAEGTGNLAKLPKLMAYAGVYLLKSIPLRLYATSLAFNRLSWNTCVDWTNIGRLHCLLPWWEDATVDFMISGGYNVSSYVQHVKQKALVIWGENDQIIDKATV
- the LOC140834203 gene encoding alpha/beta hydrolase domain-containing protein VTE7-like isoform X13, whose amino-acid sequence is MLVASPSGASAIMGKEFPSKFTHYGLRRKHNFRVWACEFPAFLPKEVENIKDQFARNLASRIDRLPVPLSLTKNHIMSSCVKPKTLSKTSPLVLLHGFDRSGSISSVWPFQDIDDIFFVSTVYHFLLLSSLLEWRYVLPLLEEAGLETWAFDILGWGFSDLENLPPCNVASKRDHLYQFWNSYIRRPVTLVGPSLGAAVAIDFVVNYPQAVNVDKLIFIDASVYAEGTGNLAKLPKLMAYAGVYLLKSIPLRLYATSLAFNRLSWNTCVDWTNVSIDICNN